Below is a genomic region from Granulicella sp. L56.
AGCTCGAAGTCCGCCTTCGCCGCGCTGCCGCCGCATTTCCCGAGATACTCGACATCCACGAGGTCTTTGTCACTCGCGCCCACACCAATGGAGTCGACCGCATCCAGGTCAGTTGCCACTGTACCCTGCCAGACGACCTGCCTATGGCCCAGGTCCACTCCGTCATCACCGCGCTCGAAGGAGCATTTAAGCTGGATGCTCCGGAGGTCAGCCGCCTGTTAATTCACCCCGAACCTGCCACCGACAACCGCGGCTGAAGACTGTATCCTGACGTTGATGAAGATCTCCAGCATCAACCGCTTTTTCAACATTGTTCTGGGCGCGATGGCGATGCTTGCAGTTGCGCTGATCTCCGCATTCATCACGATGCGTCTCGCCATTCATGGACGCGAGGTCGAGGTTCCCAATCTGGCCGGGCTCACGATCGCTGAGGCCAGCCAGACCGCCAGTTCACAAGGACTCAACCTCAACGTCGAAAACCGCTTTTACTCGAATGACGTTGCTCCCGGCCATATTCTGGCCCAATCGCCGACCTCCGGCGTTACCGTCCGGCGCGAATGGACGGTGCGCGTCACCGAGAGTCTTGGGCCCCAGAAGGTCTCCGTGCCCGATCTGATCGGGCAGACAGAGCGTCCTGCCTCCATCCTGATGCGGCGCCTCACCCTCGATATGGGCACAGCCGCCCAGCTTCCGGTTGATGCCGAAACTGGGATTGTGCTCGCTCAGACGCCTACGCCGAATGCCTCAGGGATTGACCGGCCACGCGTAAGCCTGCTGCTGAGCGCGCCGGAAGACCCTGACTCGACGGCGTATGTGATGCCCTCGCTCACTGGCCTGACGCTGACAAACGCCGCAGCTCGCGCGGCCGCGGCAGGTGTACACATCGCCAGCGTGGAGGATGTCAACCTGCCTGCGCCTACAGTTCCTACAGCTCCAGCAGCTCCCA
It encodes:
- a CDS encoding PASTA domain-containing protein, which produces MKISSINRFFNIVLGAMAMLAVALISAFITMRLAIHGREVEVPNLAGLTIAEASQTASSQGLNLNVENRFYSNDVAPGHILAQSPTSGVTVRREWTVRVTESLGPQKVSVPDLIGQTERPASILMRRLTLDMGTAAQLPVDAETGIVLAQTPTPNASGIDRPRVSLLLSAPEDPDSTAYVMPSLTGLTLTNAAARAAAAGVHIASVEDVNLPAPTVPTAPAAPTTPTVPAASATPIAAAAVPATTAVQPGTVVDQSPQAGYRVVKGDAVHITLTH